In Streptomyces dangxiongensis, one DNA window encodes the following:
- a CDS encoding TIGR03767 family metallophosphoesterase: MSRTRSVAAFAAGVNRRTVLAAAGAVSLSAGAGYALHPTDSQAATTPAGAGAQTPVAHSRQAATTPLTPFTKGTTVASVATPRNSSGYRRLGDGPGWQRVVRTELAAPRSGRAARRTALAAFVQFTDLHLMDVQHPLRLEYLRSHDVHAWRPHEALTVPGAVSLVERVNALRGAPVTGAPLHFVMTTGDNTDNNAHSELEWFMKVMSGGRITPNSGDPKHYEGVQNSGLPLYWQPGSGARDHDKALGFPYLKGFLAAAIREVRSPGLDLPWYSTAGNHDALPLGCYGSHGDPYLTEAAIGGRKLLSVPAADAKKLQDAIKNAKDPRGTGYRDFLKAHARSMRPVTPDEKRAPYTQGDYLKAHLDPAHQGAGPVGHGYSSANLDSGTQYYAFRISDDVIGISLDTTGAGGHYEGSIGTAQLKWLDRTLKEHNDSYAVVFSHHTSATMTNTRPDPARPGEKRHGGAEVISVLCAHTNVLAWVNGHIHKNVVTPHQASGGRSFWEISTASHVDFPQLARVIELVDNKDGTISVFTTLIEAAAPHRTDYADLSQTGLAALYRELSYNAPGANKALAGHAADRNTELVLKKG; this comes from the coding sequence ATGTCGCGCACACGCTCTGTCGCCGCCTTTGCCGCGGGGGTCAACCGCCGCACCGTCCTCGCCGCCGCCGGAGCGGTCTCGCTCTCCGCGGGCGCCGGCTACGCCCTCCACCCCACCGACAGCCAGGCCGCCACCACCCCCGCCGGGGCGGGGGCGCAGACGCCCGTCGCCCACTCCCGGCAGGCCGCCACCACCCCGCTCACCCCCTTCACCAAGGGCACCACCGTCGCCTCCGTCGCCACCCCGCGGAACAGCTCCGGCTACCGCCGCCTCGGCGACGGGCCCGGCTGGCAGCGGGTCGTGCGCACCGAACTGGCGGCACCCCGGTCCGGCCGCGCCGCCCGCCGTACGGCCCTCGCCGCGTTCGTGCAGTTCACCGACCTGCATCTGATGGACGTCCAGCACCCGCTGCGCCTGGAGTACCTGCGCTCCCACGACGTGCACGCCTGGCGCCCGCACGAGGCCCTCACCGTGCCCGGCGCCGTCTCCCTGGTGGAGCGGGTCAACGCGCTGCGCGGCGCCCCCGTCACCGGAGCCCCGCTGCACTTCGTGATGACCACCGGCGACAACACCGACAACAACGCCCACTCCGAACTGGAGTGGTTCATGAAGGTGATGAGCGGTGGCCGCATCACCCCCAACTCCGGTGACCCGAAACACTACGAGGGCGTGCAGAACAGCGGCCTCCCGCTGTACTGGCAGCCCGGCTCCGGCGCCCGCGACCACGACAAGGCGCTCGGTTTCCCCTACCTGAAGGGCTTCCTGGCCGCCGCGATCCGCGAGGTGCGCAGCCCCGGCCTCGACCTGCCCTGGTACTCCACCGCCGGCAACCACGACGCCCTCCCGCTCGGCTGCTACGGCTCCCACGGCGACCCCTACCTCACCGAGGCGGCCATCGGCGGCCGCAAGCTGCTGAGCGTCCCCGCCGCCGACGCCAAGAAGCTCCAGGACGCCATCAAGAACGCGAAGGACCCCCGGGGCACCGGCTACCGCGACTTCCTCAAGGCCCACGCCCGCTCCATGCGCCCGGTCACGCCGGACGAGAAGCGGGCCCCCTACACCCAGGGGGACTACCTCAAGGCCCATCTGGACCCCGCCCACCAGGGCGCCGGCCCGGTCGGACACGGCTACTCCTCGGCCAACCTGGACTCGGGCACCCAGTACTACGCCTTCCGTATCTCCGACGACGTCATCGGCATCAGCCTCGACACCACCGGCGCCGGCGGCCACTACGAGGGCTCCATCGGCACCGCCCAGCTCAAGTGGCTCGACAGGACGCTGAAGGAGCACAACGACTCCTACGCCGTCGTTTTCAGCCATCACACCAGCGCGACGATGACCAACACCCGCCCCGACCCGGCCCGTCCGGGCGAGAAGCGGCACGGCGGCGCCGAGGTGATCTCCGTGCTGTGCGCCCACACCAATGTGCTGGCCTGGGTGAACGGCCACATCCACAAGAACGTCGTCACCCCGCACCAGGCCTCCGGCGGCCGTTCCTTCTGGGAGATCTCCACCGCCTCGCACGTCGACTTCCCCCAGCTCGCCCGGGTCATCGAGCTGGTCGACAACAAAGACGGCACGATCTCCGTGTTCACGACCTTGATCGAGGCCGCCGCCCCGCACCGCACCGATTACGCCGACCTGTCCCAGACGGGCCTCGCCGCGCTCTACCGTGAGCTGTCCTACAACGCCCCCGGCGCCAACAAGGCTCTCGCGGGCCACGCGGCCGACCGGAACACGGAGCTGGTGCTCAAGAAGGGCTGA
- a CDS encoding serine hydrolase domain-containing protein, translating to MRVRTTLAGTAALLLSVALAAPAVAAAGPARHGRGHGHGHAATREAVEAVVRDGVPGVTATVKDAHGTWSATAGVGDTRTDAPRSAADRYRVGSITKTFVATVLLQLEAEGRLSLEDTVDAWLPGVVRGHGHDGHAITVRQLLNHTSGIHNYTEDEDFTRTYFLKDGFLRHRYDTLAPRDLVAIAMRHSPYFAPGTSWHYSNTNYVLAGMVIEKVTGHPYATEIRRRILEPLHLTATSVPGTRVTVPRPSSRAYGKLAETATGPTYDVTDLNPSFASAAGEMISDSADLDRFYSALLRGRLLPPRQLTEMKTTVKGAEVPRAGYGLGLQETVLDCGVHVWGHDGGIHGSGSAAVTTADGRHSLALNLNADWTGDPDAVVRAEFC from the coding sequence ATGCGCGTACGGACGACTCTGGCGGGCACCGCCGCCCTGCTCCTCTCCGTGGCCCTCGCGGCCCCGGCCGTGGCGGCGGCCGGCCCCGCCCGCCACGGCCGGGGCCACGGGCACGGCCACGCCGCGACCCGTGAGGCCGTCGAGGCGGTCGTCCGGGACGGCGTGCCCGGCGTGACCGCCACCGTGAAGGACGCCCACGGCACCTGGTCGGCGACCGCCGGCGTGGGCGACACCCGCACGGACGCGCCGCGTTCGGCCGCCGACCGCTACCGCGTCGGCAGCATCACCAAGACCTTCGTCGCCACCGTCCTTCTCCAGCTCGAGGCGGAGGGCCGGCTCTCCCTGGAGGACACGGTGGACGCGTGGCTGCCGGGCGTCGTCCGCGGCCACGGCCACGACGGCCACGCGATCACCGTCCGGCAGCTTCTCAACCACACCAGCGGCATCCACAACTACACGGAGGACGAGGACTTCACCCGCACCTACTTCCTCAAGGACGGCTTCCTGCGGCACCGCTACGACACCCTCGCCCCGCGGGACCTGGTGGCCATCGCGATGCGGCACAGTCCGTACTTCGCCCCGGGCACCTCCTGGCACTACTCCAACACCAACTACGTCCTGGCCGGCATGGTGATCGAGAAGGTGACGGGCCACCCGTACGCCACGGAGATCCGCCGCCGCATCCTGGAACCCCTGCACCTGACGGCCACCTCCGTCCCCGGCACGAGGGTCACCGTCCCGCGGCCGAGCAGCCGTGCCTACGGCAAGCTCGCCGAGACGGCGACGGGCCCGACCTACGACGTCACGGACCTCAACCCGTCCTTCGCCTCCGCCGCGGGCGAGATGATCTCCGACTCCGCCGACCTGGACCGCTTCTACAGCGCCCTGCTGCGCGGGAGGCTCCTGCCGCCGCGGCAGCTCACGGAGATGAAGACCACCGTGAAGGGCGCCGAGGTGCCCCGCGCCGGCTACGGCCTCGGCCTCCAGGAGACCGTGCTGGACTGCGGAGTGCACGTCTGGGGCCATGACGGCGGCATCCACGGCTCCGGGTCGGCCGCCGTGACGACCGCGGACGGCCGGCACTCCCTGGCCCTGAACCTGAACGCGGACTGGACCGGGGACCCGGACGCGGTGGTGCGGGCGGAGTTCTGCTGA
- the pepN gene encoding aminopeptidase N, translating to MPGENLSRDEARERAALLSVDGYEVFLDIRSAVGDGGDEPRTFRSVTTVRFRCAEPGAAGFADLIAPAVTSVSLNGRDLDPGEVFDGSRILLEDLAAENELVVDARCAYSRTGEGLHRFVDPEDGEVYLYTQYEPADARRVFANFEQPDLKAPYRFEVRAPEGWTVWSNGAGELADGVWRFAETKPISTYITCVVAGPYHYVTDSYTRTLEDGTKLEIALGAMCRKGLAPHFDADDVFLVTKQGLDFFHDHFDFPYPFGKYDQAFVPEYNLGAMENPGLVTFREEYIFRGKVTQASYEARANVILHEMAHMWFGDLVTMVWWDDLWLKESFADFMGTFANVGATRFRDAWVTFANRRKAWAYRADQLPSTHPVTADIRDLQDAKLNFDGITYAKGASVLKQLVAYVGQDAFLEGARRYFKRNAYGNTRLGDLLSVLAETSGRDMSGWARSWLQTAGVNALTPQVLLDTEGGRIAELAVVQEAAESHPELRPHRVAVGLYRGTPDGALERYARVETDVQGPRTVVAELAGEQAPELVLVNDDDLTYCKIRFDETSLATLRARLGALTDPLARALCWSALWNLTRDGLLPARDFIALVLRFAGRESDIGVLQMLHAWADSALVHYAAPAWRETGGRLLAEGALRELRAAGPGSEQQLAWARFFAAVATSEGDLGLLRELLDGTTGIDGLAVDQELRWVFLEPLAAHGVAGERELAAELARDDTASGKRHQVRCLAARPSAAVKAQAWAQVVESEALSNAHVEATIAGFARPSQRELTAPYAQLYFAAIERVWRERSIQIGMDVVRGLFPAYQDRPETLEATDAWLREHADAAPALRRLVLEARDDLARALRAQECDAAAAGH from the coding sequence GTGCCCGGTGAGAATCTGTCCCGCGACGAGGCCCGGGAGCGGGCCGCCCTGCTGTCCGTCGACGGGTACGAGGTGTTCCTCGACATCCGGTCCGCCGTCGGTGACGGCGGCGACGAGCCGCGCACGTTCCGCTCGGTGACCACCGTCCGCTTCCGCTGCGCCGAGCCGGGCGCGGCCGGCTTCGCCGACCTGATCGCGCCGGCCGTGACGTCCGTCTCGCTCAACGGCCGGGACCTGGACCCGGGCGAGGTCTTCGACGGCTCCCGGATCCTGCTGGAGGACCTGGCCGCGGAGAACGAGCTGGTGGTGGACGCCCGCTGCGCCTACTCGCGCACCGGTGAGGGCCTGCACCGCTTCGTCGACCCGGAGGACGGCGAGGTCTACCTGTACACCCAGTACGAGCCGGCCGACGCCCGCCGGGTGTTCGCGAACTTCGAGCAGCCGGACCTGAAGGCGCCGTACCGCTTCGAGGTGCGGGCGCCCGAGGGCTGGACGGTGTGGAGCAACGGCGCCGGTGAACTCGCCGACGGGGTGTGGCGGTTCGCGGAGACCAAGCCGATCTCGACGTACATCACGTGCGTGGTGGCGGGCCCGTACCACTATGTGACGGACTCCTACACGCGCACCCTCGAGGACGGCACGAAGCTGGAGATCGCGCTCGGCGCGATGTGCCGCAAGGGTCTGGCGCCGCACTTCGACGCGGACGACGTCTTCCTGGTGACCAAGCAGGGCCTGGACTTCTTCCACGACCACTTCGACTTCCCGTACCCGTTCGGCAAGTACGACCAGGCGTTCGTGCCGGAGTACAACCTGGGCGCGATGGAGAACCCGGGCCTGGTGACCTTCCGGGAGGAGTACATCTTCCGCGGGAAGGTGACGCAGGCGTCGTACGAGGCGCGGGCCAACGTCATCCTGCACGAGATGGCGCACATGTGGTTCGGCGACCTGGTCACCATGGTGTGGTGGGACGACCTGTGGCTGAAGGAGTCCTTCGCGGACTTCATGGGCACCTTCGCGAACGTCGGCGCGACCCGCTTCCGGGACGCCTGGGTCACCTTCGCCAACCGCCGCAAGGCCTGGGCGTACCGGGCGGACCAACTGCCGTCCACGCACCCGGTCACGGCGGACATCCGGGACCTGCAGGACGCCAAGCTGAACTTCGACGGCATCACCTACGCCAAGGGTGCCTCGGTGCTGAAGCAGCTCGTGGCCTACGTCGGCCAGGACGCGTTCCTGGAGGGTGCCCGGCGCTACTTCAAGCGCAACGCCTACGGGAACACGCGCCTGGGCGACCTGCTGTCGGTGCTGGCCGAGACCAGCGGCCGGGACATGTCGGGCTGGGCGCGGTCCTGGCTCCAGACGGCCGGGGTGAACGCGCTGACCCCGCAGGTGCTGCTGGACACCGAGGGCGGCCGGATCGCCGAGCTGGCGGTGGTGCAGGAGGCGGCCGAGTCGCATCCCGAACTGCGTCCGCACCGGGTCGCGGTGGGTCTGTACCGCGGCACGCCGGACGGCGCGCTGGAGCGGTACGCGCGCGTGGAGACGGACGTGCAGGGCCCGCGGACGGTCGTGGCGGAGCTGGCGGGCGAGCAGGCGCCGGAGCTGGTGCTCGTCAACGACGACGACCTCACCTACTGCAAGATCCGCTTCGACGAGACCTCGCTGGCGACCCTGCGGGCCCGGCTGGGGGCGCTCACCGACCCGCTCGCCCGCGCCCTGTGCTGGTCGGCACTGTGGAACCTGACCCGGGACGGACTGCTGCCCGCACGGGACTTCATCGCTCTGGTGCTGCGCTTCGCGGGCCGCGAGTCCGACATCGGTGTGCTCCAGATGCTGCACGCCTGGGCGGACTCGGCGCTGGTGCACTACGCGGCACCGGCGTGGCGGGAGACCGGCGGCCGGCTGCTGGCGGAGGGCGCGCTGCGGGAGCTGCGGGCGGCCGGGCCGGGCAGTGAGCAGCAGCTCGCCTGGGCGCGGTTCTTCGCGGCCGTGGCGACTTCCGAGGGTGACCTCGGCCTGCTGCGGGAGCTGCTGGACGGCACCACCGGGATCGACGGGCTGGCCGTCGACCAGGAGCTGCGCTGGGTGTTCCTGGAGCCGCTGGCGGCGCACGGGGTGGCCGGCGAGCGCGAGCTGGCGGCCGAACTGGCCCGGGACGACACGGCGTCCGGCAAGCGGCACCAGGTGCGCTGCCTGGCCGCCCGTCCGTCGGCGGCGGTCAAGGCGCAGGCGTGGGCGCAGGTGGTGGAGTCCGAGGCACTGTCGAACGCGCATGTGGAGGCGACGATCGCGGGCTTCGCCCGGCCGTCGCAGCGGGAGCTGACCGCGCCGTACGCGCAGTTGTACTTCGCGGCGATCGAGCGGGTGTGGCGGGAGCGGTCGATCCAGATCGGCATGGACGTGGTGCGGGGCCTGTTCCCGGCGTACCAGGACCGCCCGGAGACGCTGGAGGCGACGGACGCGTGGCTGCGGGAGCACGCGGACGCGGCACCGGCGCTGCGCCGGCTGGTGCTGGAGGCGCGGGACGACCTGGCGCGTGCACTGCGGGCACAGGAGTGCGACGCGGCGGCGGCCGGCCACTGA
- a CDS encoding mycothiol-dependent nitroreductase Rv2466c family protein — protein sequence MSKTATPSGKTPVDFWFDPLCPWAWMTSRWVLEVEKVRDIEVRWHLMSLAVLNEDRLDELPEEYRELLETKAWPPVRVVTAAWQKHGADVLGPLYTALGTRIHNNGEGPTLEAIAGALADVGLPADLIDHAGQDDFEFDAELRASHKEGIEKVGQDVGTPVIAVPGPDGEQIAFFGPVVTPAPQGEEAARLWDGTLAVASVPGFYEIKRSRTKGPDFSNL from the coding sequence GTGTCGAAGACCGCCACCCCGTCCGGCAAGACCCCCGTCGACTTCTGGTTCGACCCCCTGTGCCCGTGGGCGTGGATGACCTCCCGGTGGGTGCTCGAGGTGGAGAAGGTCCGCGACATCGAGGTCCGCTGGCACCTCATGAGTCTCGCCGTGCTCAACGAGGACAGGCTCGACGAGCTGCCCGAGGAGTACCGCGAACTGTTGGAGACCAAGGCGTGGCCGCCGGTGCGCGTGGTGACCGCGGCCTGGCAGAAGCACGGCGCCGACGTTCTCGGCCCGCTCTACACCGCGCTCGGCACCCGCATCCACAACAACGGCGAGGGCCCGACCCTGGAGGCGATCGCCGGCGCGCTCGCCGACGTCGGCCTGCCCGCCGACCTGATCGACCACGCCGGCCAGGACGACTTCGAGTTCGACGCCGAGCTGCGCGCCTCCCACAAGGAGGGCATCGAGAAGGTCGGCCAGGACGTCGGCACCCCGGTCATCGCGGTCCCGGGCCCCGACGGCGAGCAGATCGCCTTCTTCGGCCCGGTCGTCACCCCCGCCCCGCAGGGCGAGGAGGCGGCCCGCCTGTGGGACGGCACGCTCGCCGTGGCCTCCGTGCCGGGCTTCTACGAGATCAAGCGCAGCCGCACCAAGGGCCCCGACTTCAGCAACCTGTGA
- a CDS encoding FGGY-family carbohydrate kinase, with amino-acid sequence MFVGIDVGTSLVKAAAFDRSGRVLAVEARPVGLDLCGGAVEQDAGEVYAAVTAVLEALTARVPEPVELAGLTGQGDGVWLVDAAGLPVRPAISWMDGRAHGLVDRWLADGTVEAVFRRTGGALFPGSPGPLLAWLDRHEPACLDRAAAAVCCKDMVFQRLTGAGRAVTDVSDASMPFLDPRTRSYDDGVLELLGLARRRRLLPAIGDPAATGEAGGEGLPAGTPLANGPYDLAACALGAGVTAPGDGLLIVGTCLASLVVTTGLDLGGEPAGLYISTDRPGHRLRAMPAMVGTAALDWVLATTGARHQELDALLAGAPPGSSGVRVLPYFAPSGERAPFVEPGLRADLLGVSLETRPADLVRATCEGIGYAARHCLAAAGLTGTLAVCGGGTRSAAWTRLLADVLGRPLRVVEGEVGARGAVLAAAGRYGVELDAGAWTRPTRLVDPDPDRAAYYARGYAEHLELLAGARERARPGTGPVTGVTGC; translated from the coding sequence ATGTTCGTCGGGATCGATGTGGGCACGTCCCTGGTGAAGGCCGCGGCCTTCGACCGTTCGGGCCGCGTGCTGGCCGTGGAGGCCCGCCCGGTGGGACTCGACCTGTGCGGCGGGGCGGTAGAACAGGACGCGGGCGAGGTGTACGCGGCCGTCACCGCGGTGCTGGAGGCGCTGACCGCGCGGGTGCCGGAACCCGTGGAGCTGGCCGGGCTGACCGGGCAGGGCGACGGGGTGTGGCTGGTGGACGCGGCGGGACTGCCGGTGCGGCCGGCGATCTCCTGGATGGACGGCCGGGCGCACGGGCTGGTGGACCGCTGGCTGGCGGACGGCACCGTCGAGGCCGTCTTCCGGCGCACCGGCGGCGCGCTGTTCCCGGGCAGCCCCGGTCCGCTGCTGGCCTGGCTGGACCGGCACGAGCCGGCCTGTCTGGACCGGGCCGCGGCGGCCGTGTGCTGCAAGGACATGGTCTTCCAGCGGCTGACCGGCGCCGGGCGGGCGGTGACGGACGTGTCCGACGCGTCGATGCCGTTCCTGGACCCGCGCACCCGGTCCTACGACGACGGGGTGCTGGAGCTGCTGGGCCTGGCCCGCCGGCGGCGGCTGCTGCCCGCGATCGGCGACCCGGCCGCCACCGGCGAGGCGGGCGGCGAGGGGCTGCCCGCCGGGACCCCGCTGGCGAACGGGCCGTACGACCTGGCCGCCTGCGCGCTCGGCGCGGGCGTCACCGCGCCCGGCGACGGGCTGCTGATCGTCGGCACCTGTCTGGCGAGCCTGGTCGTCACCACCGGGCTGGACCTCGGCGGCGAACCGGCCGGCCTGTACATCTCCACCGACCGGCCGGGCCACCGGCTGCGCGCGATGCCCGCGATGGTCGGCACGGCGGCCCTGGACTGGGTGCTGGCCACGACGGGTGCCCGGCACCAGGAGCTGGACGCCCTGCTCGCCGGGGCCCCGCCCGGCTCCTCCGGGGTGCGCGTGCTGCCGTACTTCGCGCCCTCCGGCGAGCGGGCGCCGTTCGTGGAGCCGGGGCTGCGGGCCGACCTGCTCGGGGTGTCCCTGGAGACGCGCCCCGCCGACCTGGTCCGGGCCACCTGTGAGGGCATCGGCTACGCGGCCCGGCACTGCCTGGCGGCGGCGGGGCTGACCGGGACGCTCGCGGTGTGCGGCGGCGGCACCCGCAGCGCGGCCTGGACGCGGCTGCTGGCCGACGTGCTGGGCCGGCCGCTGCGGGTGGTGGAGGGCGAGGTGGGCGCGCGGGGCGCGGTGCTGGCGGCGGCCGGGCGGTACGGCGTGGAGCTGGACGCCGGGGCGTGGACGCGGCCCACCCGGCTGGTCGACCCGGACCCGGACCGGGCGGCGTACTACGCGCGGGGGTACGCGGAGCATCTGGAGCTGCTGGCCGGGGCGCGGGAACGGGCCCGGCCGGGGACCGGGCCCGTCACAGGCGTCACAGGTTGCTGA
- a CDS encoding 2-hydroxyacid dehydrogenase, translating into MTSGAVRVVAAGDHFVLPSLITRALAEATDCETRELTLGWPLEPFGPVAEVSEASDAEEELIGALAGAQVLVTQMGPVTERVLEACPALRLVVVCRGGPVNVNLDAARRCGVRVCFAPGRNAAATAEFTVGLLLAALRRIPQAHDLLARQGSWAGATYYTYEHSGLELEDLPVGLVGYGAVGSRVARVLCAFGARVMVYDPYVRGEVHGLRMPSLDELLRRSAVISLHARLTEETRGLIGARELALLPPGAVVVNAARGPLLDEDALCDALGEGRLSAAALDTYAREPLPPDSRLRPLAGRVVLTPHLGGASRAVAEKAARIAAAEVGRWVRGEPLAHCLT; encoded by the coding sequence ATGACCTCCGGTGCTGTACGCGTGGTGGCCGCCGGCGACCACTTCGTCCTGCCGTCCCTGATCACCCGCGCCCTGGCGGAGGCGACCGACTGCGAGACGCGGGAGCTGACGCTCGGCTGGCCGCTGGAACCGTTCGGGCCGGTCGCCGAGGTGAGCGAGGCCAGCGACGCCGAGGAGGAGCTGATCGGCGCGCTCGCCGGCGCGCAGGTCCTGGTCACCCAGATGGGACCGGTCACCGAACGGGTCCTGGAGGCCTGCCCGGCGCTGCGGCTGGTCGTCGTCTGCCGCGGCGGACCGGTGAACGTCAACCTGGACGCGGCCCGGCGATGCGGCGTGCGGGTGTGCTTCGCGCCCGGCCGCAACGCCGCCGCCACCGCCGAGTTCACCGTCGGCCTGCTGCTCGCCGCCCTGCGCCGCATCCCGCAGGCCCACGACCTGCTGGCCCGGCAGGGAAGCTGGGCCGGCGCGACGTACTACACCTACGAGCACAGCGGCCTGGAGCTGGAGGACCTGCCCGTCGGGCTCGTCGGCTACGGCGCGGTCGGCAGCCGGGTCGCCCGGGTGCTGTGCGCGTTCGGGGCGCGGGTGATGGTGTACGACCCGTACGTGCGCGGCGAGGTGCACGGGCTGCGCATGCCGTCCCTGGACGAGCTGCTGCGCCGCTCGGCCGTGATCAGCCTGCACGCCCGGCTCACCGAGGAGACCCGCGGTCTGATCGGCGCCCGCGAGCTGGCGCTGCTGCCGCCGGGCGCGGTGGTGGTCAACGCGGCGAGGGGACCGCTGCTGGACGAGGACGCGCTGTGCGACGCGCTCGGGGAGGGGCGGCTGTCGGCGGCGGCCCTGGACACCTACGCCCGCGAACCGCTTCCGCCGGACTCGCGGCTGCGCCCGCTCGCCGGCCGGGTCGTGCTCACCCCGCATCTGGGCGGGGCGAGCCGGGCGGTGGCGGAGAAGGCCGCGCGGATCGCGGCGGCCGAGGTGGGCCGCTGGGTGCGCGGGGAGCCGCTCGCGCACTGCCTGACCTGA
- a CDS encoding ABC transporter ATP-binding protein, with protein MTALELRELRKTYRPRGRPPVEAVRGIGLRLGSGELLGLLGPSGCGKSTTLRMIAGLEPVTGGDILVGGTSVTDRPARRRNIGVAFENYALYPPLTVAENLAFGLRARRGNDRDAVRRRVARIAERVGLTDVLDARPAGLSSGQKQRVSLARALIREPDVLLLDEPLSHLDAAQRDTTRRELKRIQRDLGHTTILVTHDQEEAMSLADRIAVMRDGVIQQAGTPYEIYDRPATTFVADFVGEPAINLLPGIAGADGHARLSAGVRVPLPVSVPAGRPVVVGIRPEDLALTGADGIPARVVAHEPLLESGIATLALAGVERRLVVLTGPGVRLAHDEQVRVAAGLVHVFDAETGDSLR; from the coding sequence ATGACCGCGCTGGAGTTACGTGAGCTGCGCAAGACCTACCGGCCGCGGGGCCGCCCGCCGGTGGAGGCGGTCCGCGGCATCGGGCTGCGCCTCGGCTCCGGGGAACTGCTCGGCCTGCTGGGCCCGTCGGGCTGCGGGAAGTCCACGACCCTGCGGATGATCGCGGGCCTGGAACCGGTGACCGGCGGCGACATCCTGGTCGGCGGCACCTCCGTGACGGACCGGCCGGCCCGGCGGCGGAACATCGGGGTCGCCTTCGAGAACTACGCCCTGTATCCGCCGCTCACCGTCGCGGAGAACCTGGCGTTCGGACTGCGGGCCCGCCGCGGGAACGACCGGGACGCCGTGCGGCGCCGGGTCGCCCGGATCGCCGAGCGGGTCGGCCTCACCGACGTCCTCGACGCCCGCCCGGCCGGCCTGTCCAGCGGGCAGAAACAGCGCGTGTCGCTGGCCCGCGCCCTGATCCGGGAACCGGACGTCCTCCTGCTGGACGAGCCGCTGTCCCACCTGGACGCGGCGCAGCGCGACACCACCCGCCGCGAACTCAAGCGCATCCAGCGCGATCTGGGCCACACCACCATCCTCGTCACCCACGACCAGGAGGAGGCGATGTCCCTGGCCGACCGGATCGCCGTCATGCGGGACGGCGTCATCCAGCAGGCCGGCACCCCGTACGAGATCTACGACCGCCCCGCCACCACGTTCGTGGCGGACTTCGTCGGCGAGCCCGCGATCAACCTGCTGCCCGGCATCGCCGGCGCCGACGGCCACGCCCGGCTGTCTGCCGGGGTGCGCGTCCCGCTGCCGGTGTCCGTGCCGGCGGGCCGGCCGGTCGTGGTCGGCATCCGCCCCGAGGACCTCGCCCTGACCGGCGCCGACGGCATCCCCGCCCGGGTCGTCGCCCACGAACCCCTGCTGGAGTCCGGCATCGCCACCCTCGCCCTCGCCGGGGTGGAACGGCGCCTGGTCGTCCTCACCGGACCCGGGGTGCGCCTCGCCCACGACGAACAGGTCCGGGTGGCGGCCGGACTCGTCCATGTCTTCGACGCCGAGACGGGAGACTCCCTGCGATGA
- a CDS encoding ABC transporter ATP-binding protein — protein sequence MSITLRDVHKAYGRTTALDGVRLDVREGEFFCLLGPSGAGKTTTLKTVAGLERPDAGTVEIGGRDMRDVEPYDRGVAMCFESYALYPHRSVYDNLVSPLRSPRHRLPAAEARDRVGAVAELLGISGLLDRSPGQLSNGQRQRVALGRVLVRPARAFLLDEPLSHLDAKLRQRMRAELKALGAVRRTTTLYVTHDWVEALALGDRIGVIRDGRIVQTGTREDIWYRPYDTEVARAFGRPRINLLPGVVTEAGDFRSADGALALPLPVRVAAGTGVLVGVRPRDVSLTGGGHRIAGTVYVTEVLGRSVEVTVRIGAQHLSFVAARGDAAGLRPDDPVRPAVRPENLLVFEADRPQCPGRRIEQR from the coding sequence ATGAGCATCACCCTGCGGGACGTGCACAAGGCGTACGGCCGGACCACCGCCCTGGACGGAGTCCGACTCGACGTACGGGAGGGCGAGTTCTTCTGCCTGCTCGGGCCGTCGGGGGCCGGCAAGACGACCACCCTGAAGACGGTCGCCGGGCTGGAACGGCCGGACGCCGGCACGGTCGAGATCGGCGGCCGGGACATGCGGGACGTGGAGCCGTACGACCGGGGCGTGGCCATGTGCTTCGAGAGCTACGCCCTGTACCCGCACCGGTCCGTGTACGACAACCTGGTCTCGCCGCTGCGCTCCCCGCGTCACCGGCTGCCCGCCGCCGAGGCCCGCGACCGGGTCGGTGCCGTCGCCGAACTGCTCGGCATCAGCGGCCTGCTGGACCGCTCGCCCGGACAGCTCTCCAACGGGCAGCGGCAGCGGGTCGCGCTCGGCCGGGTGCTGGTCCGCCCGGCCCGCGCGTTCCTGCTGGACGAGCCGCTGTCCCACCTCGACGCCAAGCTGCGCCAGCGGATGCGGGCCGAGCTGAAGGCGCTCGGCGCCGTCCGGCGCACCACCACCCTGTACGTCACCCACGACTGGGTGGAGGCGCTGGCGCTGGGCGACCGGATCGGGGTCATCCGCGACGGCCGGATCGTGCAGACCGGCACCCGGGAGGACATCTGGTACCGGCCGTACGACACCGAGGTCGCGCGGGCCTTCGGCCGGCCCCGGATCAACCTGCTGCCCGGGGTGGTCACCGAGGCCGGGGACTTCCGGTCGGCGGACGGGGCGCTGGCCCTGCCGCTGCCGGTGCGGGTCGCGGCCGGCACCGGGGTGCTGGTCGGGGTCCGGCCCCGGGACGTGTCGCTGACCGGCGGCGGGCACCGGATCGCCGGGACCGTGTACGTCACCGAGGTGCTCGGCCGGTCCGTGGAGGTGACCGTGCGGATCGGCGCCCAGCACCTGTCGTTCGTCGCGGCCCGGGGCGACGCGGCCGGACTGCGTCCCGACGACCCGGTCCGTCCGGCCGTCCGGCCTGAGAACCTCCTGGTGTTCGAGGCCGACCGGCCACAGTGCCCAGGACGACGGATAGAGCAGAGATGA